CAACGCGACTCTGGGCAATAAGGAGCGCAAGCACAACACCTAATATTGCGGCAAGATTGTTTTTCGAGATGTATAGAATCGAAGCTGCTAGGAAAAAACCTGCGGCAGTGTGACCGCTCACAATTCCTCCTCTTAACAGCTTTCCCTTCGAACCCAATACTTTGATAATTGTGATAAGTACCAGCAGGATTACGCCAGTGAGAAACACCCGCATCAGCGGACCCGGCCTTTCTCCTCCAACCGGACTACCAAAGCCGCCTAGGTCGAAGTACTCTGCAGATAATATGACTCCAACGATGACAGCCGTTACAGCCGAAATAAGAACAGCACCAGCCGCGGCATCTTTGGCGAATTTTGCTAGTGGATGATATGTAGGCGCTATGATATCCACAACAGCCTCAATGGCTGAATTGAACATCTCGCAAATTAATACAAGTGAAATCGTAAAAAGTAACACCAACATGTCCCTTTTCTCTAAATTGAAAAGGAGAGCAACAAGAAGCACAAGAAAAACCATAACGAAATGAAAGCGCATGTGCTTCTGTGTGCGAAA
This Armatimonadota bacterium DNA region includes the following protein-coding sequences:
- a CDS encoding diacylglycerol kinase, whose translation is MEDLTKEAIDQSTDDSEAPNVKPRGILGGFRYAVNGILDVFRTQKHMRFHFVMVFLVLLVALLFNLEKRDMLVLLFTISLVLICEMFNSAIEAVVDIIAPTYHPLAKFAKDAAAGAVLISAVTAVIVGVILSAEYFDLGGFGSPVGGERPGPLMRVFLTGVILLVLITIIKVLGSKGKLLRGGIVSGHTAAGFFLAASILYISKNNLAAILGVVLALLIAQSRVEAKIHSLQEVIIGAVLAMLVTAVVYWFAPG